The following are encoded in a window of Ignicoccus islandicus DSM 13165 genomic DNA:
- the twy1 gene encoding 4-demethylwyosine synthase TYW1 → MKADAIAQIMDRLRKAGYHIVGTHSAVKKCHWTHVALTQRRFCYKCKFYGIASHRCLQMTPAVIWCWLRCLHCWRAEPGDLGVQWDDTGLPVVDDPEFIVEKTIEEQRKIISGYKGHPKVSPEMFEEAMNPKHVAISLSGEPTLYPLLSDLIEEYHKRGMTTFLVTHGVRPDVLAELNPEPTQLYLSLEAWDEKSFKEFNRPILPGLWNAVLTSLDLLPSFSSPTVIRVTLVKGFNDKPEALKGLAKLIERGYPTYVEVKAYMNVGYSRYRLTKENMPRHNEVREFAEKLAEEIGYKVLDEQRSSRVVLLSRLDKPIRVGEGCPGGNAGEDLPEGEEYRMSEKIK, encoded by the coding sequence GTGAAAGCGGACGCTATTGCGCAAATAATGGATAGATTAAGGAAAGCTGGTTACCACATAGTTGGAACGCACTCTGCAGTTAAGAAGTGTCATTGGACCCACGTGGCGCTAACTCAGAGGAGGTTCTGCTATAAGTGTAAGTTCTATGGAATAGCTTCTCACAGATGTCTTCAAATGACTCCAGCCGTCATATGGTGCTGGTTGAGGTGTCTGCATTGTTGGAGAGCCGAGCCGGGTGACTTGGGAGTTCAATGGGACGACACGGGACTGCCGGTAGTCGATGATCCGGAGTTTATAGTAGAGAAGACGATCGAAGAGCAGAGGAAGATAATAAGCGGTTACAAGGGTCACCCCAAAGTTTCCCCAGAAATGTTTGAGGAAGCTATGAACCCAAAGCACGTTGCAATTAGCCTTTCTGGAGAGCCTACGTTGTATCCTCTCCTTAGCGACCTAATTGAAGAATACCATAAGAGAGGGATGACTACCTTCCTCGTAACTCACGGTGTCAGGCCTGACGTACTGGCTGAGTTAAATCCCGAACCAACGCAACTATACTTAAGCTTAGAAGCGTGGGACGAGAAGAGCTTCAAGGAATTCAACCGGCCAATCTTGCCGGGTCTATGGAACGCAGTCTTAACTTCCCTAGACCTACTCCCCAGTTTCTCTTCTCCTACGGTAATCAGAGTAACTCTCGTGAAAGGCTTTAACGACAAACCCGAGGCGTTGAAGGGGTTGGCTAAGTTAATAGAAAGAGGATACCCAACGTACGTTGAAGTTAAGGCATACATGAACGTAGGTTACTCGAGATATAGGTTGACGAAAGAGAACATGCCTAGGCATAATGAGGTTAGGGAGTTCGCCGAGAAGCTAGCTGAAGAGATAGGCTATAAAGTCTTGGATGAACAAAGATCCAGCCGCGTAGTTTTGCTCTCGAGACTAGATAAGCCCATAAGAGTGGGTGAAGGTTGTCCGGGAGGCAATGCTGGAGAGGACTTACCGGAAGGCGAAGAATACAGGATGAGTGAGAAAATAAAATAA